Proteins found in one Crassostrea angulata isolate pt1a10 chromosome 3, ASM2561291v2, whole genome shotgun sequence genomic segment:
- the LOC128177463 gene encoding C-C chemokine receptor type 5-like: MNEATTIAVNISGPNTSSSEQNGPPSSWTIYDDALEGLAYVNYVLLPTMLVLGIGGNILTIVVMMSPKFRQLTSRIYLIFLALSDVTLLLTQPFNKMFVIEMIGSDVRALSDVGCKIFFWFFRTGKMTSSWFVVCLCVERFIAVWFPLKAKIISTQKSAALLIFTVYLVIGSFNGAWTKNSRIPADGKCYPDYFDKTNKYDAEEYKAMLTAGSSLYSLVPLCILATITPLIVFKLARHREQRKRLATSTKSDSSQATKTTAMLIGIVVAYFTLVLPITLLHNIAFYLGMKSFGDNPKGFLIFRDVAQILEQINYGINFYLYVLTSTQFREQLKLSVTENRLVRKIRQVTESSSGKTASTRASKDTADNPDVSNKV; the protein is encoded by the coding sequence ATGAACGAAGCTACAACTATTGCTGTTAACATAAGCGGTCCAAACACCAGCAGTTCTGAACAGAACGGGCCGCCTAGCTCCTGGACGATTTACGACGATGCATTGGAGGGACTGGCCTACGTGAACTATGTGTTGCTGCCCACCATGCTGGTCCTAGGAATTGGGGGAAACATCCTCACAATTGTCGTCATGATGTCGCCCAAGTTTCGACAACTCACTTCCCGAATTTACTTGATTTTCCTCGCGTTGTCCGATGTAACTTTGCTCTTAACTCAGccatttaataaaatgtttgttataGAAATGATAGGATCCGATGTCAGGGCTTTATCAGACGTAGgatgtaaaattttcttttggtTTTTCCGGACAGGTAAAATGACATCATCATGGTTTGTCGTCTGCTTATGCGTTGAAAGGTTCATAGCGGTTTGGTTTCCACTGAAAGCTAAAATTATTTCCACACAAAAATCCGCAGCATTGCTGATTTTTACAGTATACTTAGTCATAGGATCTTTCAACGGGGCCTGGAcaaaaaattcaagaattcCCGCTGATGGCAAATGCTATCCGGACTATTTTGACAAGACCAATAAATACGATGCGGAAGAATACAAAGCGATGCTGACAGCCGGCTCTAGTTTGTACTCGCTCGTCCCGCTCTGTATACTGGCCACCATCACTCCGCTCATAGTTTTTAAACTTGCTAGGCATCGCGAACAACGAAAACGCCTCGCCACTTCGACCAAAAGCGACAGCTCCCAAGCAACCAAGACGACAGCCATGTTGATTGGTATAGTGGTTGCCTACTTTACACTGGTCCTTCCAATTACGCTTCTACACAACATAGCTTTCTACTTGGGCATGAAGTCTTTCGGGGACAACCCCAAGGGGTTCCTTATTTTCCGAGACGTCGCTCAGATCCTGGAGCAAATCAATTACGGTATAAATTTCTATCTCTACGTTCTGACCTCCACTCAGTTCCGGGAGCAGTTGAAGTTGTCCGTCACTGAGAACAGGCTGGTCAGGAAGATCCGACAGGTCACCGAGTCATCCAGCGGCAAGACAGCATCAACCAGGGCCTCCAAGGATACCGCTGACAACCCGGATGTCAGCAACAAAGTTTAG
- the LOC128178150 gene encoding uncharacterized protein LOC128178150: protein MMAVDRQEIALVLARKRDEKVLQKELSTIKIEKHNSAADIKRSQKEMKKRLKRIRDRQREIQRSRTEIEEPRDDSGMPSIPVTVKAPARPKTGPPSFLKNRVSSFFKPKLDLSEPGSEVDPSLVSDQTKSKIDLRPTTARALREDRALLSRCRSVGRLGTKASECRYFDEDEITDRNKFYNGLLSNWKQTEKENYNNIEMKVGNFLGQSEELLDRRVKRSNFLRQTDIPVVQKKKVSTPETHYTQSPQVKPISAGSDVRPADRIFKHTSLPQRILSAAVSRPRQAGPTGTSRMRPMSHK, encoded by the coding sequence ATGATGGCAGTAGATAGGCAAGAGATTGCGTTGGTTTTGGCGCGAAAGAGAGACGAAAAGGTTCTTCAGAAAGAACTCTCTACAATAAAGATAGAGAAACACAACTCTGCTGCCGACATCAAGAGGTCCCAAAAGGAGATGAAAAAGAGGCTTAAAAGAATTAGAGACAGGCAAAGAGAAATTCAGAGGTCACGGACGGAGATCGAAGAGCCACGTGACGACAGTGGAATGCCTAGTATACCCGTGACAGTGAAAGCTCCCGCCAGACCCAAAACAGGACCGCcatcttttttgaaaaataggGTCTCAAGTTTTTTCAAACCTAAACTTGATCTGAGCGAGCCGGGGAGTGAGGTTGATCCCTCGCTCGTCTCGGACCAAACAAAGTCTAAAATTGACCTAAGACCGACAACTGCGCGTGCGCTACGGGAAGATAGAGCTCTTTTGAGTCGATGTCGGTCCGTTGGTAGACTTGGGACCAAGGCTTCAGAGTGCAGGTACTTTGATGAGGACGAAATAACGGACAGAAATAAATTCTACAATGGTCTTCTAAGCAACTGGAAACAGACGGAAAAAGAAAACTAcaataatattgaaatgaaagtCGGGAATTTCTTGGGACAGAGTGAAGAACTTTTGGATAGGAGAGTGAAACGGTCCAACTTCCTGCGACAAACGGACATCCCTGTGGTTCAGAAAAAGAAAGTATCAACACCGGAAACACATTATACTCAGTCGCCGCAGGTCAAACCCATCTCAGCAGGAAGTGACGTTCGACCCGCAGACAGAATCTTTAAACACACCTCTCTTCCACAAAGGATACTGTCCGCGGCTGTCTCTAGACCTAGACAAGCCGGTCCAACGGGGACTTCTCGCATGAGGCCGATGTCCCATAAGTGA
- the LOC128178151 gene encoding uncharacterized protein LOC128178151 yields MPLSETDCAATYKVLIVGDAFVGKTALLRCLMGYEFAPQSRPTVAVDFVTKPFEVDGALIQMMIWDTAGQRRFMSMTRQQYKAVKGIAVVFDIADRSTFTHLSFWLESINNCVSNFACNYESVPIILIGNKSDLTERRAVSVSEARKFANKEMAFDYFETSAKTGTNVFVAFQKLAYHVTEICNPQVMKSFHPHMLRPPEVLDRATKRKPSVPCKVDDVTRIPERIKPVGKFRTSMRGGKYKFRVRKRKKKLSQCCSIQ; encoded by the exons ATGCCTCTTTCGGAGACAGACTGTGCCGCCACCTACAAAGTGTTGATTGTGGGCGACGCCTTCGTCGGCAAGACGGCGCTTTTGAGATGTCTGATGGGATATGAGTTTGCGCCACAGAGCAGACCCACAGTCG CTGTCGATTTTGTGACAAAGCCCTTCGAAGTGGATGGAGCTTTAATCCAGATGATGATATG GGATACGGCGGGTCAGAGAAGGTTCATGTCCATGACACGTCAACAGTATAAAGCGGTCAAG GGGATCGCCGTGGTGTTTGACATAGCAGATAGATCTACTTTTACACATCTCTCCTTTTGGTTGGAATCTATCAATAAT TGTGTATCTAACTTCGCCTGTAATTACGAGTCTGTTCCTATCATTCTGATTGGGAACAAAAGCGACCTCACAGAGAGGAGGGCAGTGTCCGTGTCGGAGGCCAGAAAG TTTGCGAACAAGGAGATGGCTTTTGATTATTTTGAAACTAGCGCCAAAACAGGGACCAATGTATTCGTCGCCTTCCAGAAATTAGCATATCACGTGACAGAGATATGTAATCCACAGGTG atgaaaagttTTCATCCACATATGTTACGACCCCCCGAAGTTCTGGACCGAGCAACAAAGAGGAAGCCCAGCGTGCCCTGTAaagttgatgacgtcacaagaaTTCCCGAGAGGATAAAGCCCGTGGGAAAATTCCGGACGTCGATGCGCGGCGGCAAGTACAAATTCCGGGTCCGGAAACGGAAAAAGAAACTTAGTCAGTGTTGTTCTATACAGTGA